A portion of the Corynebacterium rouxii genome contains these proteins:
- a CDS encoding CbiQ family ECF transporter T component — protein MVATAVMMAFTLITPISELLAWMGKRGLPEGLTYVIALMYRMITTLM, from the coding sequence ATCGTTGCGACGGCCGTAATGATGGCGTTTACCCTGATCACTCCCATCTCGGAATTATTAGCGTGGATGGGTAAACGTGGACTGCCAGAAGGCCTGACTTATGTGATTGCACTGATGTACCGAATGATCACCACGTTGATGTAA
- a CDS encoding ATP-binding cassette domain-containing protein: protein MLLDEPFAGLDPVGTAEVVAVINQLRDEGIAVVVCAHDVDLAYQVAQKLRLLLKAPPRLVSQPLC, encoded by the coding sequence TTGCTTCTCGACGAACCCTTCGCGGGGCTTGATCCCGTAGGTACTGCAGAAGTAGTGGCTGTGATTAATCAGCTTCGGGATGAGGGCATTGCGGTTGTGGTGTGCGCCCACGACGTTGATCTTGCCTACCAAGTCGCCCAAAAGTTGCGATTATTGTTGAAGGCACCGCCGAGGTTGGTGAGCCAGCCGCTATGTTGA